Within the Legionella pneumophila subsp. pneumophila str. Philadelphia 1 genome, the region GACTTATGCAAGTTATTCGTGATGAATTGATAGAGATTAAATCCCAATTTGGTGATGAGAGACGAACGGAAATAACAGCCTCACAAGAAGATTTGACTATTGAAGATTTGATTACCGAAGAAGATGTTGTGGTCACTTTATCTCATCAAGGTTATGTAAAATATCAGCCCATTACAGCCTATCAGGCTCAGCGCCGAGGTGGCAAAGGCAAATCGGCAACTCATGTCAAGGATGAGGATTTTGTTGAGCGTTTGGTTATTGCGAGTACTCATGACACCTTATTATGTTTCTCCAATCATGGCAAATTATATTGGCTAAAAGCATATCAATTGCCTCAAGCAAGCCGCGCTTCGAGAGGAAGGCCTATAATCAATATTCTTCCTTTGGCAGAAGGCGAAGAGATTAATGCTATGCTCCCTGTTCGTGAGTATAAAGACGGCAGCTACGTGTTTATGGCAACCAAGAAGGGAACAGTTAAAAAAGTGCCTTTAAACGCATTTAGCAGGCCGCGTTCCAATGGTATTATTGCTGTGGACCTGGAAGAAGATGACAGTCTCGTTGGAGTTGATATTACTGATGGTGCTCGCGATATTATGTTGTTTACTGATGCAGGCAAAGTAATCCGCTTTGATGAAAGTAAAGTGCGACCTATGGGGCGCACGGCTCGAGGAGTTCGTGGAATTAGGGTAGAAAAGGATCAAGCCGTTAAATCTCTTGTGGTAGTCGATCCAAGTGGAGGCACCATTTTGACGGCAACTGAAAACGGCTACGGCAAGAGAACTCATATTGATGAATATCGAGTGTCAGGACGGGGCGGGCAAGGTGTTATTTCCATTCAGGTTACTGAACGAAATGGTAAAGTGGTCCGCTCCTTGCAGGTTACCGATAATGACGAAGCCATGTTAATTACAGATAAAGGGACTTTGGTTCGTTTTAAAGTTAATGAATTATCTGTGATAGGCCGAAATACACAAGGAGTTCGTCTGATTAACGTCAGTTCTGGTGAGGCAGTTGTTGGAATGCAAAAAATTGTAGATCTTGGAGAAGAATTAGAAGAGGCAGAAGATTCATCCCTTAATGCTGAAGACAGCAGTGATGAATAGCAGGGTTTTCAATTTTGGAGCTGGCCCTGCCATGCTGCCTGAGGAGATATTAAAAGAGGCTCAAGAGGAATTTCTTAATTGGCGTAATACCGGCATGTCTATACTTGAAATAGGGCATAGAACACCGGAAATCATTAGTCTTTTAAGTACTGCAGAGCAATCGTTAAGAGAGCTGTTAAATATCCCAAAAAATTATCATGTATTATTTTTGGGGGGGGCAGCTCGGGCACAATTTGCCATGATTCCTATGAATTTATTACGGCCAGGAGATGATGCGGCTTATTTTATTACGGGAATCTGGTCTAAGATGGCTTATCATGAAGCGAATCTTCTAAAAAAAGCATATTACCTTAGCAGTGAAGAGAAAGAAGGATTTGTATCAATTCCTGACTATCAAAAGTGGGAGTTAAAAAGTAATACAGCCTATGTCTATTATACCCCAAATGAAACAATTAATGGAGTCAGATTTCCTTATGTTCCTAAAACAGAAGGTGTTCCTCTAGTTGCGGATATGACTTCTTGCTTGCTGAGCGAGCCGATAAATATTAGGCAATATGGTTTGATTTTTGCTGGTGCGCAGAAGAACATTGCCAATGCAGGTTTAACTGTAGTTATCATTCATGAGGAATTACTACAAAATCAACCTGAGCCAGTGATTCCTACCATGTTGAATTATAAAAATCATGCTGATCATCGCTCCTTATATGCTACACCCCCAGTATTTAATTGTTATTTGGCAAGTAAAATGTTCGAATGGATAAAAAAACAAGGGGGTATAGAAGAATTATTTCAGAGGAATTGTTTGAAAGCTGCGAAGCTGTATCAATATCTCGATTCAACTGATTTTTATTTAACTCCAGTATCTAAAGAAGCTCGCTCTATAATGAATGTTTGCTTTTCCCTGTACTATCCGGATTTGGAACAAAAATTTCTCGATATGGCTAATGAGCGTGGGTTAAAGGCTTTAAAAGGCCATCGTTTCACTGGAGGATTGCGCGCCAGTTTGTACAATGCCATGCCTATGGCTGGAGTTGATGCTCTCATTGAGTTTATGTCTGAATTTGCAAAAGAAAATGGTTAATAAGCATGTTGAATTTTATAAGTAAACCAGTAGGCTGCCTTAAGGGCGAAATCACAGTACCTGGAGATAAATCCATTTCTCATCGTTCTATTATTTTTGGCGCGATTGCTATTGGAACTTCAGTAATCGATGGCTTTTTAGATGGTGAAGATTGCATAGCCACCCTTAAAGCATTCCAATCGATGGGTGTTAGGATAGAGGGGCCTGATAAGCAACGTGTCATTATTCATGGGGTTGGTAAATATGGTTTAAAACAACCTCAAAATATTATTGATTGTGGCAACTCAGGCACCAGTATGCGCTTGCTGGCTGGATTGCTTGCAGCACAACAATTTGATAGCCAGTTAACGGGAGACGAAAGTTTACTTAAACGCCCAATGTTAAGAATTAGTAGACCCTTAAGTCAAATGGGCGCAGACGTTACTACTCAGGATGGGAAGCCGCCTATAGTAATCAAAGGCGGAAAAAAATTAAATGGAATACATTATGTTATGCCGGAAGCCAGTGCTCAGGTAAAGTCGTGTTTGTTGTTAGCTGGTATGTATGCTGAAGGACAAACAAAAATAACTGAAAATGCAGTCAGTCGGGATCATACTGAAAGAATGTTAAGAACATTTTCTTATCCAGTTCAGATACAAGATGGTGCTATCATAATTGATTGTAATGGCGAGTGCCATGGAACTCGTCTGAATATCCCGGGAGACATTTCATCTGCTGCTTTTTTTATTGTTGCAGCTTCTATTACTCCAGGTTCCGATGTTTTAATTCGTAATGTAGGTATTAATCCTACACGAACTGGCATTATTCATATTTTAACTGAAATGGGAGCGGACATAAGAGTTTTGAATCAACGTGCCTATGGAGAGGAACCAGTTGCTGATTTGCATATCAGATATTCCCAATTAAAAGGAATCGATATTCCTGCCTCTATGGTGCCTTTGGCGATTGATGAATTCCCGGTTATTTTTATTGCAGCTGCTTGCGCACAAGGGAAAACCACTCTTCATGGAGCTAAAGAGCTGCGCTTGAAGGAAAGTGATCGTATTGGCGCGATGGTGGATGGCTTAAACCAATTGGGAGTTCATGCTGAGGGTTTTGATGATGGAATATTGATAGAGGGTGGAAGTATACAGGGTGGTGAGGTTAATAGTCGAGGAGATCACCGTATTGCCATGTCATTTGCCATTGCTGGCGCTGTCGCCAGTGCTCCTGTAACGATTAAAAACTGCGCCAATGTTGCAACTTCATTTCCATCTTTTGTTACTACCGCTAACATGCTTCATTTTCAGATAGAGGAATACAGCTGATGGTTTTTAATAATGAGGTTCCTGTCATTACGTTGGATGGTCCAAGTGGAACAGGAAAGGGGACAATTTGTCATTTGGTAGCTAAGAGACTGCATTGGAATATGCTTGACAGTGGTGCTATTTATCGTGTTCTAGCTTAT harbors:
- the serC gene encoding 3-phosphoserine/phosphohydroxythreonine transaminase is translated as MNSRVFNFGAGPAMLPEEILKEAQEEFLNWRNTGMSILEIGHRTPEIISLLSTAEQSLRELLNIPKNYHVLFLGGAARAQFAMIPMNLLRPGDDAAYFITGIWSKMAYHEANLLKKAYYLSSEEKEGFVSIPDYQKWELKSNTAYVYYTPNETINGVRFPYVPKTEGVPLVADMTSCLLSEPINIRQYGLIFAGAQKNIANAGLTVVIIHEELLQNQPEPVIPTMLNYKNHADHRSLYATPPVFNCYLASKMFEWIKKQGGIEELFQRNCLKAAKLYQYLDSTDFYLTPVSKEARSIMNVCFSLYYPDLEQKFLDMANERGLKALKGHRFTGGLRASLYNAMPMAGVDALIEFMSEFAKENG
- the aroA gene encoding 3-phosphoshikimate 1-carboxyvinyltransferase, which translates into the protein MLNFISKPVGCLKGEITVPGDKSISHRSIIFGAIAIGTSVIDGFLDGEDCIATLKAFQSMGVRIEGPDKQRVIIHGVGKYGLKQPQNIIDCGNSGTSMRLLAGLLAAQQFDSQLTGDESLLKRPMLRISRPLSQMGADVTTQDGKPPIVIKGGKKLNGIHYVMPEASAQVKSCLLLAGMYAEGQTKITENAVSRDHTERMLRTFSYPVQIQDGAIIIDCNGECHGTRLNIPGDISSAAFFIVAASITPGSDVLIRNVGINPTRTGIIHILTEMGADIRVLNQRAYGEEPVADLHIRYSQLKGIDIPASMVPLAIDEFPVIFIAAACAQGKTTLHGAKELRLKESDRIGAMVDGLNQLGVHAEGFDDGILIEGGSIQGGEVNSRGDHRIAMSFAIAGAVASAPVTIKNCANVATSFPSFVTTANMLHFQIEEYS